The Opitutaceae bacterium genome window below encodes:
- a CDS encoding CinA family protein, with translation MRLLFRGPPQWTLAVAESLTAGWVQARATEHSGASDFFCGGITAYTLESKIRLLGADRRAVESTKGVSALVAEQMALGACRLFDSDIGLATTGWAEPSREDGVMTPFAWRALVHHRSRNEIYVESARIEAPHSTRVGVQEFVADAVIQRLERYLRDIR, from the coding sequence TTGAGACTCCTTTTTCGTGGCCCGCCACAATGGACCCTGGCGGTCGCGGAGAGCCTGACGGCCGGCTGGGTGCAGGCGCGCGCCACGGAACATTCGGGTGCGTCGGACTTCTTTTGCGGCGGAATCACGGCATACACACTCGAGAGCAAGATTCGCCTGCTCGGAGCGGATCGCCGCGCCGTGGAGTCGACAAAAGGCGTATCCGCACTGGTTGCCGAACAGATGGCGTTGGGGGCCTGCAGACTGTTCGACAGCGACATCGGACTTGCAACCACCGGTTGGGCCGAGCCTTCTCGGGAGGATGGGGTGATGACACCTTTTGCCTGGCGGGCGCTGGTGCATCATCGCTCCAGGAATGAGATCTACGTCGAATCCGCGAGGATCGAGGCTCCTCACTCAACCCGCGTGGGTGTGCAGGAATTCGTGGCG
- a CDS encoding adenylate/guanylate cyclase domain-containing protein — MSPPQPVRWFLSRFAAPLIAVVAVALLSLLGGLRALDRTWHDALQRVSAQNDHPPANTAFVLVDEQSLAAMGGDAFGMRWPWPRKAFAGLFAALHRAGARGIVGDFLFLENSDAAEQDLLLGAVAAGIPELNLGSLGDRSPVFWPNSFRSSHPSLFSRSARWGSVKIDSDNDGVIRSYQWRDSLAAAALNPQPAPPPPDRIRLRWFGTLDQLRARKVDVLPAAPFVAAGLDLLGTALTQSPEMDPLRLIQAVDAQPAPVGDIFDRVRGKVVFVGANAAGTFDEIATPLGAPEPGVIAHWTAFANGMTGGFLQDGPRGFSLSALLVVGAAIAWLGQPGRGLLAAGVASAAGVLLLLTGSVIAFVFGFWLPPAAPAVGAAAVFSATAVAGFSFERARRREIQSWFGAYVSPSVVKRLIADPGSLALGGERREVTLFFSDLVGFTALSESLSAEKLVTVINLCLEELSSAVFDHGGYVDKYIGDAVMAVFGHPEDLPNHAEAACRAALDCGRRLEKLNESLMRDHGVRLSLRIGLNTGEAVVGNVGTARKRNFTVLGDAVNLASRLEGANKVFNTGILIGPLTARAVAGSFVTRPVALLRVKGKTEAVAVHEPLCPTVAADASTLRFAEKSTEGFEAFVAADFSSATRACQEALELRPGDQACLRCLREAKDLAAKGVPTGWEPVLNLDTK, encoded by the coding sequence ATGTCGCCGCCCCAGCCAGTCCGGTGGTTTCTCTCCCGTTTCGCGGCACCGCTGATTGCAGTGGTCGCGGTCGCGCTGCTTTCGCTTCTGGGAGGGCTCCGCGCTTTGGATCGCACCTGGCATGATGCCTTGCAGCGGGTCTCTGCCCAAAATGACCATCCGCCGGCAAACACGGCGTTCGTCCTCGTCGATGAACAATCGCTCGCAGCCATGGGCGGCGATGCCTTTGGCATGCGCTGGCCCTGGCCCCGCAAGGCCTTTGCCGGACTGTTCGCGGCGCTTCACCGCGCGGGGGCAAGGGGTATTGTCGGGGATTTCCTTTTTCTCGAGAACTCGGATGCCGCGGAGCAGGATCTCCTGCTCGGTGCCGTCGCCGCCGGTATTCCCGAACTGAATCTCGGATCGCTCGGCGATCGCTCCCCGGTGTTCTGGCCGAATTCGTTTCGGTCATCCCACCCTTCCCTTTTCAGTCGATCCGCGCGCTGGGGCTCGGTGAAAATCGATTCCGACAACGACGGTGTCATCCGCTCCTACCAATGGAGGGACTCGCTCGCCGCCGCGGCACTGAATCCGCAGCCGGCGCCACCGCCGCCGGACAGGATCCGCCTGCGCTGGTTCGGTACTCTCGACCAGCTCCGGGCGCGCAAGGTCGATGTCCTTCCCGCCGCACCTTTCGTCGCCGCGGGACTCGATCTGCTCGGCACCGCACTCACCCAGTCTCCGGAAATGGATCCCCTGCGGCTCATTCAGGCGGTCGACGCACAACCCGCCCCGGTCGGTGACATCTTCGACCGGGTGCGTGGCAAAGTCGTGTTTGTCGGCGCGAATGCGGCCGGCACCTTCGACGAAATCGCCACACCCCTTGGCGCGCCCGAACCCGGCGTGATCGCCCACTGGACCGCCTTCGCCAATGGAATGACCGGAGGCTTCCTGCAGGACGGACCCCGCGGATTCAGCCTGTCCGCCCTGCTCGTTGTCGGCGCGGCGATCGCCTGGCTGGGACAGCCTGGACGCGGGCTGCTGGCGGCGGGTGTCGCCTCCGCGGCAGGCGTCCTCCTGCTGCTCACCGGCAGCGTCATCGCGTTTGTATTCGGTTTTTGGTTACCGCCAGCGGCCCCCGCGGTGGGAGCGGCCGCCGTGTTCTCCGCAACCGCCGTGGCCGGATTTTCCTTTGAGCGCGCACGCAGGCGCGAGATCCAGTCGTGGTTTGGCGCCTATGTCTCGCCCTCGGTCGTGAAGAGGCTCATCGCAGACCCCGGCTCCCTCGCGCTCGGCGGCGAACGGCGCGAGGTCACCCTTTTCTTTTCCGATCTCGTCGGTTTCACCGCGCTCTCCGAAAGCCTGTCCGCGGAAAAACTCGTGACCGTCATCAACCTCTGTCTCGAGGAACTGAGCAGCGCGGTCTTCGATCACGGCGGCTATGTCGACAAATACATCGGCGACGCCGTCATGGCGGTCTTCGGACATCCGGAAGACCTGCCAAACCACGCCGAGGCAGCCTGCCGCGCCGCCCTCGACTGCGGGCGCCGGCTCGAAAAACTCAATGAGAGCCTGATGCGCGACCATGGCGTGCGGCTCAGCCTGCGCATCGGCCTCAACACCGGTGAGGCCGTGGTCGGCAATGTGGGCACCGCGCGCAAGCGCAACTTCACCGTGCTCGGCGATGCGGTCAACCTCGCCTCCCGGCTGGAGGGCGCAAACAAGGTGTTCAACACAGGCATATTGATCGGCCCGCTCACCGCTCGTGCCGTCGCCGGCAGCTTTGTCACCCGCCCCGTGGCCCTCCTGCGCGTGAAGGGGAAAACGGAGGCCGTCGCCGTGCACGAACCGCTCTGCCCCACGGTCGCGGCTGATGCCTCCACCCTCCGCTTTGCGGAAAAATCGACCGAGGGCTTTGAAGCCTTCGTCGCCGCCGACTTTTCATCAGCCACCCGCGCCTGTCAGGAAGCCCTCGAGCTTCGCCCCGGCGATCAAGCCTGCCTTCGCTGTCTCAGGGAAGCCAAGGATCTCGCCGCAAAAGGCGTGCCGACCGGCTGGGAACCCGTATTGAATCTGGATACAAAATGA
- a CDS encoding M48 family metalloprotease, translated as MNSPRIFSASLCLAFALAFSGASTARAAFPNFGELGDKIRKAGQTATHAGKVLKGASGLSLEEELAVGDAVAIEIVNRFGGVWRDDAATQRVNLVGRALARYADRQDLVWTFGLLDSNAVNAFSAPGGRVFITRGLYQRLVSDDELAGALAHEIEHIDRRHALKIIARGELLSGVAGLVADRSSDFARFDEAITHITSQILEKGFDPGTEFDADKQGRNLASTTGFAPGGLRAVLVGLRRDTAAASREVFSTHPPLDERLERLPNDPLPAPAAK; from the coding sequence ATGAACTCCCCCCGCATTTTCTCCGCCTCGCTCTGCCTCGCGTTCGCCCTCGCATTCTCCGGCGCATCGACGGCACGCGCTGCATTCCCCAATTTCGGCGAGCTCGGGGACAAGATCCGAAAGGCCGGGCAAACCGCCACCCACGCCGGCAAGGTCCTCAAGGGAGCCTCCGGTCTCTCACTCGAAGAGGAACTCGCCGTCGGCGACGCCGTCGCCATCGAAATCGTCAACCGCTTCGGCGGGGTGTGGCGCGACGATGCCGCCACGCAGCGCGTCAACCTCGTCGGTCGCGCCCTCGCGCGTTACGCCGACCGACAGGACCTGGTCTGGACTTTCGGTCTGCTCGATTCCAACGCCGTCAACGCCTTTTCCGCTCCCGGCGGACGCGTGTTCATCACGCGGGGACTCTACCAGCGACTGGTTTCCGACGACGAACTCGCCGGTGCGCTGGCGCATGAAATTGAGCATATCGACCGCCGTCATGCATTGAAAATCATCGCACGCGGAGAACTCCTGAGCGGCGTCGCGGGACTGGTCGCCGACAGGAGCAGCGATTTCGCGAGATTCGACGAGGCCATCACCCACATCACTTCACAGATTCTCGAAAAGGGCTTCGACCCAGGCACGGAATTCGACGCTGACAAGCAGGGCCGCAACCTCGCCTCCACCACCGGCTTTGCTCCGGGCGGGCTTCGCGCCGTGCTGGTCGGCCTTCGCAGGGACACCGCGGCCGCATCCCGGGAGGTCTTCTCCACGCACCCACCGCTCGACGAGCGCCTCGAACGCCTGCCCAATGATCCATTGCCGGCGCCAGCCGCGAAATAG
- a CDS encoding mechanosensitive ion channel has product MTENLPGLRDSLVIVGVGLVSYLVLIAMAQALRRARGLRFGWTYHGFSLLSGIVMGIHLSRWESPWRATALQQIGAMALLLAAFPLARIVNRVAWFRGTSAGSGESGHVPRVLPDATGLVVILITVILVLQFVYKVQVPGLLAGSGVIAIILGLAMQDLLGNLIAGIGLHFDKSFTPGDWLQIEGTHAKVIELSWRTTRLITNDDVMIDVPNSNIVKQAILNFEKPTRRHAVKPLIGLHYDVPPAQAQRVLQQAAASVPGVCADPAPVVYLKEFADSAIIYEINVWIEDHGLMDPVMSDVRVHCWYAAKRAGFEIPYPQLTLHRALSPASDKTLHVTAAQALRANPTFDFLSDPQIEELLSAGRTALFAASETLVRQGEDGASMFLLVKGRVEVTIARGAENVTAATLNAGDCLGEMCVLTGEKRTATVTACDEVTAIEITKNSLSQLLTSHPALLERLSDILLKRQLANEKMAIATMPPAKVEAARGNVMKRLRVFFELSN; this is encoded by the coding sequence ATGACCGAGAATCTCCCCGGCTTGCGCGACTCCCTTGTCATCGTCGGAGTCGGCCTGGTTTCCTACCTTGTGCTCATCGCGATGGCGCAGGCCCTGCGCCGCGCCCGGGGACTTCGTTTCGGGTGGACGTACCACGGCTTTTCACTCCTTTCCGGCATTGTCATGGGGATTCACCTCAGCCGGTGGGAATCACCGTGGCGCGCCACAGCACTTCAGCAGATCGGCGCCATGGCGCTCCTGCTGGCTGCATTTCCCCTCGCACGAATCGTCAATCGCGTCGCCTGGTTCCGCGGGACCAGTGCCGGCTCCGGCGAATCCGGCCATGTGCCACGGGTTCTTCCCGATGCCACCGGATTGGTTGTCATCCTGATCACTGTCATCCTGGTCCTTCAGTTTGTCTACAAGGTCCAGGTTCCAGGCCTGCTCGCGGGCTCGGGCGTCATCGCGATCATCCTCGGCCTCGCCATGCAGGACCTTCTCGGAAACCTGATCGCGGGCATCGGGCTGCATTTCGACAAGTCATTCACGCCAGGTGACTGGCTGCAGATCGAGGGAACCCACGCGAAGGTCATCGAGCTCTCCTGGCGCACGACCCGCCTGATCACGAACGACGACGTGATGATCGACGTGCCCAACAGCAACATCGTCAAACAGGCCATACTGAATTTCGAGAAACCCACTCGCAGGCACGCCGTCAAGCCGCTGATCGGGCTCCACTATGACGTCCCTCCCGCCCAGGCCCAGCGCGTGCTTCAGCAGGCGGCTGCGAGCGTGCCGGGCGTCTGCGCGGATCCCGCACCCGTAGTCTACCTGAAGGAATTCGCCGACTCCGCAATCATCTACGAAATCAATGTCTGGATCGAGGACCACGGCCTCATGGACCCCGTGATGAGTGACGTGCGGGTGCACTGCTGGTACGCGGCCAAACGCGCCGGCTTTGAAATTCCCTATCCCCAGCTCACGCTCCACCGCGCCCTATCACCTGCATCGGACAAGACACTGCACGTGACCGCAGCCCAGGCGCTGCGCGCCAATCCCACCTTTGACTTTCTCAGCGATCCCCAGATCGAGGAATTGCTCTCCGCGGGCCGGACCGCCCTTTTCGCCGCGTCCGAAACCCTCGTGCGACAAGGCGAGGACGGGGCGTCGATGTTTCTCCTCGTAAAGGGGCGTGTGGAGGTGACGATAGCCCGCGGTGCGGAAAACGTCACGGCCGCCACTCTGAATGCCGGCGACTGCCTCGGCGAAATGTGCGTCCTGACAGGCGAAAAGAGAACGGCCACCGTCACCGCGTGCGACGAGGTGACCGCGATCGAGATCACCAAGAATTCCCTTTCCCAACTGCTCACCTCCCACCCCGCGCTGCTCGAGCGGCTGAGCGACATCCTCTTGAAGCGCCAGCTGGCGAACGAAAAGATGGCGATTGCAACGATGCCACCAGCGAAGGTGGAGGCGGCTCGCGGCAACGTGATGAAACGCCTTCGCGTCTTCTTCGAGCTCAGCAACTGA
- a CDS encoding ThuA domain-containing protein, translating into MKLLSLVFLGLSTFTFAASPATKPLRALLVTGGCCHTYETQKVILSEGISARANVVWTIVQEGTTREHRASIYEKPDWSKGYDVVVHNECYGFVDDVAFVERITAPHKAGLPAVMIHCSSHSYRRAQTDEWRKVIGITSMSHENRRDLLVKSNGTNHPVMIGFPDEWADPQDELYKNEKIWPGAIPLARAYGVETKKEHAVIWVNTYGKGRTFATTLGHLDSTVSSPVFLDLVSRGLLWACGKLDDSGKPKPGYGPEGR; encoded by the coding sequence ATGAAATTGTTATCCCTTGTCTTCCTTGGACTGAGTACCTTCACGTTCGCGGCTTCACCTGCGACCAAGCCGTTGCGCGCGCTGCTTGTCACTGGCGGTTGCTGCCACACCTACGAGACCCAGAAGGTCATTCTTTCCGAAGGGATCTCGGCCCGGGCCAATGTCGTTTGGACCATCGTCCAGGAGGGCACCACGCGGGAGCATCGGGCTTCGATCTATGAGAAACCCGACTGGTCGAAGGGCTACGATGTCGTTGTCCACAACGAATGCTACGGCTTCGTTGACGACGTGGCCTTCGTCGAGCGCATCACCGCACCCCACAAGGCGGGGCTGCCCGCCGTGATGATTCATTGCTCGTCGCACAGCTATCGCCGTGCGCAGACGGATGAATGGAGAAAGGTGATCGGGATCACGTCGATGAGCCACGAGAACCGGCGTGATCTGCTGGTGAAGTCCAACGGCACGAATCACCCGGTGATGATCGGCTTTCCAGACGAATGGGCGGACCCGCAGGATGAACTCTACAAGAACGAGAAAATCTGGCCGGGCGCCATTCCGCTGGCGCGCGCCTATGGGGTTGAGACCAAGAAGGAGCATGCTGTCATTTGGGTGAACACGTACGGCAAGGGACGCACGTTTGCGACCACGCTAGGCCATCTGGATTCGACGGTCAGCAGTCCGGTGTTCCTCGATCTGGTTTCGCGCGGGCTGCTCTGGGCTTGCGGCAAGCTCGACGACAGCGGCAAACCGAAGCCCGGGTACGGGCCTGAGGGAAGGTAG
- a CDS encoding TonB-dependent receptor, which yields MTQHYSRLGSLRSRLLPAFLIKLALLAFAPCLAALASDARLIKFELPQDTAEVSLKRFSLQANREVLFSASIAEGIRTNAVNGRMTSTEALNRLLDRTGLVAVADAKTGAFSVKKDEGAEQKNDLGAANNRPAEPASRATSASASAGTGAITGRVYKPATGEYVRNAEVSVAGTTISTDSDSSGFYSLDDIPAGNVVVVVKVIGYEPASASVSLLPGQRATRDFDLHALGSESKEGGVVKLEAFEVTSEREGNAKALQDQKRSMNISNVVGSEVFGDTAEGNVGEFLKYLPGVDLEYVQNDARGPRLRGMDPRYVGFTMDGIKLASADAFGLTVGTNNSGTDDSRAFSFESVSFSSVDSVEVFKTLSADLDADAPAGVINLRSKRAFDRKGRRIFWQANLTGNGEDFYWKKGYGPFDGKHRKMRLGGMLEYSDQYFGNRLGIVVNLNRSDVYSANRRVVMGGINRDTTATDQRPAVPQRIVFVFAPSLRMRTSETITVDFKASSKFNVGLVATFSQFEGWIDGRQFTFQTSSDNNAATGRGSVLGNDPMVEFTTSPASGSQLAMAGSANIKLTNTVTLSPRFDFKPTPNLSFEGRFSFSHAKNDYETLARGVVGARVGAMTRANSGLVFRGERPSPTSAQWTITQVAGKDWGDIASYVNPNFIADADLHRNDVATGELSGQWRVRRGPLNFLKFGIKHREEKTKYSDASTWSVQSYTGPAGTVTPSWAGYESPTLNDMGTIGANIFSTSGRAPVHPGRQIVAQLFREHPEYFTHTGATAANYYTSFIGSVRDLTEGVDAAYLLANTSIGKLQIQPGLRMEETSTETVTFDQRPRSDVLAAGYTVDATGRANTIEGLKYQYESLPKLNRKGGYRDWFPSVGLKYDITENLIAQAGFSKAISRPSLFALSGPVTINEATSTINAPNPGLLPERSDNYSARLAYYFERVGTLSVGIFQNTIENFRGLFEFSDPGSIAALGFDPNEYAGYTVNTQRNVAGSRRFRGMEIEYSQALTFLPGALRGLNIFANYTRNYASVRRGGLAPHNVSAGVSYGYRRFNANIRAIWMPDTPWTQNIQERYREERIMTDLGASFKISDRITLSVGGRNIFNTPYRLLENHPEGRQIYWHEIYGSMWTFSIKGSL from the coding sequence ATGACCCAACACTATTCGCGGCTTGGATCCCTTCGGTCGCGGCTCCTACCTGCCTTCCTAATCAAACTGGCCCTTCTGGCATTCGCTCCCTGTCTTGCAGCTCTCGCGAGCGATGCACGACTGATCAAGTTTGAACTTCCGCAAGACACGGCCGAGGTTTCGCTCAAACGGTTTTCTTTACAGGCAAACCGCGAGGTCCTTTTCAGTGCAAGCATTGCCGAAGGCATCCGCACCAATGCCGTCAATGGCCGCATGACTTCCACCGAGGCGCTGAACCGCCTGCTTGACCGCACGGGCCTCGTTGCGGTGGCGGATGCAAAAACGGGAGCGTTTTCCGTCAAGAAGGATGAAGGAGCGGAACAAAAAAACGACCTGGGGGCGGCGAACAACCGCCCCGCTGAGCCAGCTTCCCGCGCAACCAGCGCAAGCGCGTCGGCGGGCACCGGCGCGATAACGGGGCGCGTCTACAAACCCGCAACCGGCGAATACGTCCGCAATGCCGAGGTCAGCGTCGCGGGCACAACTATCAGCACGGATTCTGACTCTTCCGGTTTTTACAGCTTGGATGACATTCCAGCGGGCAACGTCGTTGTGGTGGTCAAGGTAATCGGCTACGAGCCGGCGTCGGCGTCGGTCAGCCTGCTTCCAGGGCAGCGTGCGACCCGCGATTTTGATCTGCATGCACTCGGATCGGAAAGCAAGGAAGGTGGGGTGGTGAAGCTTGAGGCGTTCGAAGTGACGTCCGAGCGCGAGGGCAATGCCAAGGCGCTCCAGGATCAGAAACGCAGCATGAACATCAGCAATGTTGTCGGATCGGAAGTTTTCGGTGACACCGCCGAGGGCAATGTCGGGGAATTCCTGAAGTACCTGCCCGGAGTGGATCTCGAGTATGTGCAGAATGACGCGCGCGGTCCGAGGCTGCGAGGCATGGATCCAAGGTACGTGGGGTTCACCATGGATGGCATAAAGCTGGCGAGCGCCGACGCCTTTGGCCTCACAGTCGGCACCAACAACAGCGGCACCGACGACAGTCGCGCGTTCAGCTTCGAATCGGTCTCGTTCAGCTCGGTCGATTCGGTCGAGGTCTTCAAGACACTGAGCGCCGATCTTGATGCGGATGCGCCGGCGGGCGTGATCAATCTGCGTTCAAAGCGAGCCTTTGATCGCAAGGGGCGTCGGATCTTCTGGCAGGCGAATCTGACAGGCAATGGGGAAGATTTTTATTGGAAGAAGGGTTATGGCCCATTTGACGGAAAGCACCGCAAAATGCGTCTCGGCGGGATGCTTGAGTATTCGGATCAGTACTTTGGCAATCGCCTTGGAATCGTCGTAAATCTCAATCGTTCCGACGTGTACAGCGCGAACCGGCGCGTGGTCATGGGTGGCATCAATCGCGACACAACGGCCACCGATCAACGGCCGGCAGTTCCTCAGCGAATTGTTTTTGTATTCGCTCCCAGTCTGCGCATGCGCACTTCTGAGACGATCACCGTCGATTTCAAGGCGTCATCGAAATTCAATGTCGGGCTGGTTGCGACCTTCAGTCAATTCGAAGGGTGGATCGACGGAAGGCAGTTCACATTCCAGACGTCGTCGGACAACAACGCGGCCACGGGCCGGGGATCCGTCCTCGGTAACGACCCCATGGTGGAATTCACGACATCCCCGGCCAGCGGCTCGCAACTGGCAATGGCCGGCTCTGCCAATATCAAGCTGACGAATACAGTGACGCTGTCTCCGCGTTTCGATTTCAAACCGACACCCAATCTTTCCTTCGAGGGACGCTTCAGCTTTTCCCACGCAAAAAACGATTACGAAACACTCGCTCGCGGTGTCGTGGGTGCCCGGGTGGGTGCGATGACCAGAGCCAATAGCGGGCTTGTTTTCCGGGGCGAACGCCCGTCGCCAACATCGGCGCAATGGACAATCACCCAGGTTGCTGGCAAGGACTGGGGGGATATCGCCAGTTACGTGAACCCAAACTTCATCGCCGATGCGGACCTGCACCGGAATGATGTCGCCACGGGAGAACTCTCAGGACAGTGGCGGGTGCGGCGCGGACCGCTCAATTTTTTGAAGTTTGGCATCAAGCACCGCGAGGAGAAGACCAAGTACAGCGACGCAAGCACGTGGTCTGTCCAAAGCTATACGGGGCCGGCTGGAACCGTGACGCCATCGTGGGCCGGTTATGAATCGCCAACGTTGAATGACATGGGGACAATCGGCGCGAACATCTTCTCCACCTCCGGCAGGGCACCGGTCCATCCGGGGCGCCAGATTGTCGCCCAACTGTTCCGGGAACATCCCGAATACTTTACGCACACGGGCGCCACGGCGGCAAATTACTACACTTCCTTCATCGGTTCCGTCCGGGATCTCACTGAAGGGGTCGACGCGGCCTACCTGCTGGCCAACACCTCGATTGGGAAACTGCAGATTCAGCCCGGGCTGCGCATGGAGGAGACTTCCACGGAAACCGTGACATTCGATCAGCGGCCCCGCAGCGATGTCCTGGCGGCTGGCTACACCGTCGATGCGACCGGCCGCGCGAACACGATTGAGGGTTTGAAATACCAATATGAATCGCTGCCGAAGCTCAATCGCAAGGGCGGCTACCGCGATTGGTTTCCCAGCGTGGGCTTGAAGTACGACATTACGGAGAATCTTATCGCGCAAGCCGGCTTCAGCAAGGCCATCAGCCGTCCGTCGCTCTTTGCGCTCAGCGGTCCTGTGACAATCAACGAAGCAACGTCGACCATCAACGCGCCCAATCCCGGGTTGTTGCCGGAGCGATCGGACAACTACTCCGCACGGCTTGCCTATTACTTTGAGCGGGTGGGCACGCTGTCGGTGGGAATATTTCAGAATACGATAGAAAACTTTCGCGGCCTTTTCGAGTTCTCGGACCCCGGGAGCATAGCCGCGCTCGGCTTTGATCCGAACGAGTATGCCGGCTATACCGTCAACACACAGCGCAATGTCGCGGGTTCCCGCCGTTTCCGCGGCATGGAAATTGAGTACAGTCAGGCGTTGACCTTCCTGCCGGGTGCCCTGCGTGGCCTCAACATTTTCGCCAACTACACGCGCAACTACGCGTCCGTCCGCCGGGGTGGATTGGCGCCGCACAATGTCAGTGCTGGCGTTTCCTATGGTTACCGGCGTTTCAATGCCAATATCAGGGCCATCTGGATGCCCGATACTCCCTGGACCCAGAACATTCAGGAACGCTATCGAGAGGAGCGAATCATGACCGACCTTGGTGCCAGCTTCAAGATCAGCGATCGAATCACGCTCTCTGTCGGCGGACGCAACATCTTCAACACACCCTACCGGCTCCTTGAGAACCATCCTGAAGGCCGGCAGATTTACTGGCACGAAATCTACGGCTCAATGTGGACCTTCTCGATCAAGGGCAGCTTGTGA
- a CDS encoding FecR domain-containing protein, whose amino-acid sequence MRPEEEIGWEDVTDIASRWLFRRGAGLSAAEVSELEAWKAADPRHARAYADLERDWSILERPLNDGRAQAVLDQFGARVRCRRRRRVAWAAAACFTFLGVSALWWTAPSPMPSQQRVAIVAPTTRTLPDGSVVELRPGAEIAVDFSGATRAVTLMSGEAHFQVAHDAKPFVVAARGVEFRAVGTAFSVELAEESVALLVTQGTVAVEKTATSAASHTPAVMSEPVDRLATVDAGNRIVVPSNTPAVQHSLVAVPVPREEISEQLAWRVPRIDFTHTPLSEAINLMNQHNQAYMQMTLDDRELGSLLVSGLFRADRVDAFVGLLETNFGIEAETKVNTIHLRRKR is encoded by the coding sequence ATGAGGCCGGAAGAAGAGATAGGGTGGGAGGATGTCACGGATATCGCCTCCAGATGGCTGTTTCGACGAGGTGCGGGACTTTCAGCTGCTGAGGTTTCCGAATTGGAAGCGTGGAAAGCGGCGGATCCGCGGCATGCACGCGCGTACGCCGACCTTGAGCGCGATTGGTCCATTCTTGAACGTCCGCTCAACGACGGTCGTGCACAGGCTGTGCTTGATCAGTTCGGCGCGCGCGTCCGGTGCCGTCGACGCCGCCGGGTTGCCTGGGCAGCGGCGGCGTGTTTCACTTTCCTGGGCGTGAGTGCACTGTGGTGGACGGCGCCCTCGCCCATGCCCAGCCAGCAGCGGGTCGCCATTGTTGCTCCAACCACACGCACGCTTCCGGACGGGAGCGTCGTCGAACTTAGACCTGGCGCTGAGATTGCGGTGGATTTCAGTGGCGCCACCCGGGCTGTCACGCTGATGTCCGGTGAGGCGCATTTTCAGGTTGCCCACGATGCAAAGCCCTTTGTCGTCGCTGCCCGAGGTGTCGAGTTCCGCGCGGTCGGCACCGCGTTTTCCGTGGAGCTGGCGGAGGAATCCGTTGCTCTTTTGGTCACCCAGGGCACGGTGGCGGTTGAGAAAACCGCAACGTCCGCAGCTTCTCACACGCCGGCAGTCATGTCGGAGCCGGTTGACAGGCTGGCGACAGTCGATGCCGGCAACCGGATCGTGGTTCCTTCCAACACCCCTGCTGTGCAGCATTCACTTGTCGCCGTTCCCGTGCCCAGGGAAGAAATCTCCGAACAACTGGCGTGGCGCGTCCCACGGATCGACTTCACTCATACTCCCTTGTCGGAAGCGATCAATCTGATGAACCAGCACAACCAGGCCTACATGCAAATGACACTCGATGACAGGGAGCTCGGCAGCCTGCTGGTGAGCGGTCTCTTTCGGGCCGATCGCGTCGACGCATTCGTGGGGCTATTGGAGACAAACTTCGGCATCGAGGCTGAAACCAAGGTAAACACCATCCATCTTCGGAGGAAGCGTTAA
- a CDS encoding RNA polymerase sigma factor has product MNTPGASDTPSIQQQTQWFAEQVHPHDAALKQYLRSSFPSVVDVEDVVQESYLRIWHRQMLQPLVSARSFLYRVARNLAVDNLRRTTISPIIPATESIRLGAADDNPDAAETASGKEEVQLLLDAIEALPPRCREILVLQKLHGLSLKEIAERLGITEGTVQIQGAKGMRRCAEYLRERGLGRREVA; this is encoded by the coding sequence GTGAACACCCCGGGCGCATCGGACACCCCTTCGATCCAACAGCAGACGCAATGGTTTGCCGAGCAGGTGCATCCTCATGATGCAGCCCTCAAGCAGTACCTGCGTTCTTCCTTTCCCTCAGTCGTTGATGTCGAGGATGTGGTGCAGGAGTCGTATCTGCGGATCTGGCATCGACAAATGCTGCAGCCCCTCGTTTCCGCACGCAGTTTCCTCTACCGTGTCGCCCGCAATCTTGCTGTCGACAATCTCCGGCGCACAACGATCTCACCCATCATACCCGCGACAGAAAGCATCCGTCTGGGTGCGGCCGACGACAACCCTGATGCCGCCGAAACCGCGAGCGGGAAGGAGGAGGTTCAGCTTCTGCTCGATGCAATTGAGGCGCTGCCGCCGCGCTGCCGCGAAATTCTAGTGCTGCAAAAGCTCCATGGGCTGTCGCTCAAGGAAATCGCCGAGCGGCTCGGCATAACCGAAGGCACCGTGCAGATTCAAGGAGCGAAAGGCATGCGGCGCTGCGCTGAGTATCTGCGTGAGCGGGGATTGGGCCGAAGGGAGGTCGCATGA